One stretch of Arachis duranensis cultivar V14167 chromosome 1, aradu.V14167.gnm2.J7QH, whole genome shotgun sequence DNA includes these proteins:
- the LOC107469081 gene encoding uncharacterized protein LOC107469081: protein MGCSFSGLNALYDSVNGGGDVWINENRFRIVRQLGEGGNAYVFLVKDVPADNVSGGFSSKLKQSSHISEDGTYAMKKVLIKSKEQLELVREEIRVSSLFNHPNLLPLLDHAIISVKPTPQKSWNHEAYLLFPLHLDGTLLDNTKTMQARKESFPTSDVLQIFRQLCAGLKHMHGLDTPYAHNDVKPGNVLITHRKGQSPLAILMDFGSARPARKHIGSRSEALQLQEWAAEHCSAPFQAPELWECPSQGDIDERTDVWSLGCTLYAIM, encoded by the exons atgggGTGTTCATTTTCTGGTTTGAACGCACTTTACGATTCCGTTAACGGAGGCGGAGATGTTTGGATCAACGAGAACCGGTTCCGTATCGTCAGGCAGCTCGGTGAAGGTGGAAACGCCTATGTCTTCCTCGTCAAGGACGTTCCCGCCGACAACGTCTCCGGCGGTTTCTCCTCCAAGCTCAAACAGTCCTCTCACATTTCCG AGGACGGAACATATGCTATGAAAAAGGTCCTCATCAAGAGCAAAGAGCAGCTGGAGTTGGTCAGGGAGGAGATCCGTGTTTCCTCACTGTTCAACCACCCAAATCTGCTCCCGCTTCTCGATCATGCAATCATTTCTGTCAAG CCTACTCCACAAAAATCTTGGAACCACGAGGCATACTTGTTATTTCCACTTCATTTGGATGGAACACTGCTAGATAATACCAAGACAATGCAAGCCAGGAAGGAATCCTTTCCTACCTCGGATGTTCTTCAAATCTTTCGACAG CTTTGTGCAGGACTCAAGCATATGCATGGTTTAGATACTCCATATGCTCATAATGATGTCAAACCTGGTAATGTTCTCATAACACATAGAAAAGGACAATCGCCTCTTGCCATACTCATGGATTTTGGCAGTGCTCGTCCTGCCAGGAAGCACATTGGTTCCAGATCAGAGGCACTCCAGTTGCAG GAATGGGCAGCTGAACACTGTTCTGCCCCTTTCCAAGCTCCGGAGCTGTGGGAATGCCCAAGCCAAGGTGATATAGATGAGAGGACTGACGTTTGGTCACTAGGATGCACATTATATGCAATAATGTGa